Proteins co-encoded in one Stomoxys calcitrans chromosome 5, idStoCalc2.1, whole genome shotgun sequence genomic window:
- the LOC106088245 gene encoding spidroin-1: MARTFRVPLLVTLLAITHAAKLDNRYLPPPPNAATAGGGPGLQGPGGGGGGGPGRPGGSGGYGGGGGAGAGGGGGFGGGGGGGGGGFGGGGGGGGNNGLGGFSGAGGPGRPFGPSTGGAAPRPAAPSGPAAPAGPVIPILSFVNENDGDGNYRFSYETGNGIKAQEEGTVKNKGSDNQIPSVMGTYTYTAPDGQVIEVAYTADENGFQPSGDLLPTPPPIPEAIAKALAAQGIQPAPGGGFIGGGTGAGAGGGAGAGGGAGRGGGAGSYGGAGGGAGAGGFGGGGGGRGGGAGGGGGFGGGAGAGGRGGGAGAGGAGGGFGAGGGAGGAGGRGGGAGGAGGFGGVAGAGAGGAGGFGGGAGAGGAGGRGGGAGAGGAGGGGYGGGAGAGGAGGRGGGAGAGGAGGGGFGGGAGAGGAGGFGGGAGAGGAGGRGGGAGAGGAGGGGYGGGAGAGAGGAGGRGGGAGVAGGFGGGAGGAGGRGGGAGAGGGGFGGGAGAGGAGGFGGGAGAGGAGGRGGGAGAGGAGGGGYGGGAGAGGAGGFGGGAGAGGAGGRGGGAGAGGYGGGAGAGGAGGRGGGTGAGGFGGGAGAGGAGGRGGGAGAGAGGAGAGGFGGAGAGGAGGKGGGAGAGGGGYGGGAGGAGGFGGGAGAGGGFGGGAGGAGGRGGGAGAGGAGGFGGAGSGGKAGGAGAGGGGYGGGAGGAGGFGGGAGAGGGFGGGAGGAGGRGGGAGAGGAGGFGGAGAGAGGKGGGAGGAGGFGGGAGAGGAGGRGGGTGAGGAGGYGGGAGAGGAGGRGGGAGAGGAGGGGFGGGAGAGGAGGFGGGAGSGGAGGRGGGAGAGGGYGGGAGGAGGFGGGGAGGKGGGAGAGGAGGKGGGAGGGYGGGAGAGGAGGFGGGGAGGAGGRGGAGAGGFGGGAGGAGGFGGGGAGGAGGFGGGAGGKGAGAGGYGGGAGAGGKGGGGGFGGGAGGAGGAGAGGFGGKGGAGGAGGGSGAGGGAGGSGGFGPAPGLPGRGHPSGDFNPQTGYNY; this comes from the exons CCATTGTTGGTGACGTTACTGGCGATTACACATGCGGCCAAACTAGACAATAGATATTTGCCACCCCCACCCAATGCTGCCACAGCGGGAGGCGGACCTGGTTTACAGGGTCCAGGCGGAGGTGGAGGCGGTGGCCCTGGAAGACCCGGTGGTTCGGGTGGAtatggtggaggtggtggtgCTGGAGCTGGCGGAGGTGGAGGATTtggtggcggcggcggcggtggtggtggaggaTTTGGTGGCGGAGGTGGTGGAGGAGGCAACAATGGCCTAGGCGGTTTCTCCGGAGCAGGCGGACCTGGTCGACCTTTTGGACCTTCCACCGGTGGTGCTGCTCCCCGACCAGCAGCTCCTTCTGGGCCCGCAGCTCCTGCTGGACCTGTTATTCCCATTCTATCCTTTGTCAATGAAAACGATGGCGATGGTAACTATCGCTTCAGTTATGAGACTGGTAATGGCATTAAAGCTCAAGAAGAGGGTACCGTTAAGAACAAAGGTTCAGACAATCAAATACCTTCGGTTATGGGAACGTACACATACACAGCGCCCGATGGTCAAGTTATCGAGGTGGCATATACCGCAGATGAGAATGGTTTCCAGCCATCTGGTGATTTGTTGCCCACACCACCACCAATACCAGAAGCAATTGCCAAGGCCTTAGCTGCGCAGGGAATACAACCGGCTCCTGGTGGTGGTTTCATAGGAGGAGGAACAGGTGCAGGAGCCGGAGGTGGTGCCGGTGCCGGTGGTGGAGCAGGACGTGGTGGCGGTGCTGGCA GCTATGGAGGAGCTGGTGGAGGTGCCGGTGCAggaggatttggtggtggaGGAGGTGGTAGAGGAGGCGGTGCCGGTGGAGGTGGTGGTTTTGGTGGAGGCGCCGGTGCTGGTGGCAGAGGAGGAGGTGCTGGAGCAGGCGGAGCCGGTGGTGGCTTTGGTGCTGGAGGAGGTGCAGGCGGCGCTGGTGGCAGAGGAGGAGGTGCTGGTGGCGCCGGAGGCTTTGGTGGTGTGGCTGGCGCAGGTGCCGGCGGTGCTGGAGGATTCGGTGGCGGTGCCGGTGCAGGAGGTGCTGGCGGCAGAGGAGGCGGTGCCGGAGCAGGCGGTGCAGGTGGAGGAGGTTATGGAGGTGGTGCTGGCGCAGGAGGTGCTGGCGGCAGAGGAGGCGGTGCCGGCGCAGGCGGTGCTGGTGGTGGAGGATTTGGTGGTGGCGCTGGTGCCGGCGGTGCTGGAGGATTCGGTGGTGGTGCCGGTGCAGGAGGTGCTGGTGGCAGAGGAGGCGGTGCCGGAGCAGGCGGTGCAGGTGGAGGAGGTTATGGTGGTGGTGCCGGTGCGGGTGCAGGTGGTGCTGGCGGCAGAGGAGGCGGTGCCGGAGTTGCTGGAGGATTTGGTGGTGGTGCCGGAGGTGCTGGCGGCAGAGGAGGCGGTGCCGGTGCAGGTGGTGGAGGATTTGGTGGTGGCGCTGGTGCCGGCGGTGCTGGAGGATTCGGTGGTGGTGCCGGTGCAGGAGGAGCTGGTGGTAGAGGAGGCGGTGCCGGAGCAGGCGGTGCAGGTGGAGGTGGTTATGGAGGTGGAGCCGGTGCCGGAGGTGCTGGAGGATTCGGTGGTGGTGCAGGTGCAGGAGGTGCTGGCGGCAGAGGAGGCGGTGCCGGCGCAGGCGGTTATGGCGGTGGTGCCGGTGCTGGAGGTGCTGGTGGTAGAGGAGGTGGAACTGGTGCTGGAGGATTCGGAGGTGGTGCCGGTGCAGGAGGTGCCGGCGGTAGAGGTGGTGGAGCTGGCGCTGGCGCTGGTGGTGCTGGTGCTGGAGGATTTGGAGGTGCCGGTGCTGGAGGTGCTGGTGGCAAAGGTGGTGGTGCCGGTGCTGGTGGAGGAGGATATGGTGGTGGAGCTGGAGGTGCAGGTGGATTCGGTGGTGGAGCTGGTGCTGGTGGAGGATTTGGTGGTGGCGCCGGAGGTGCAGGCGGTAGAGGTGGTGGAGCTGGCGCTGGTGGTGCTGGAGGATTCGGAGGTGCCGGTTCTGGTGGCAAAGCTGGTGGAGCTGGTGCTGGTGGAGGAGGATATGGAGGTGGAGCTGGAGGTGCAGGTGGATTCGGTGGTGGAGCTGGTGCTGGTGGAGGATTTGGTGGTGGCGCCGGAGGTGCAGGCGGTAGAGGTGGTGGAGCTGGCGCTGGTGGTGCTGGAGGGTTCGGAGGTGCCGGTGCCGGTGCTGGTGGCAAAGGTGGTGGTGCTGGAGGTGCAGGTGGTTTCGGTGGTGGTGCCGGTGCTGGAGGTGCCGGTGGTAGAGGTGGTGGAACTGGTGCAGGCGGTGCTGGAGGATACGGAGGTGGTGCCGGCGCAGGAGGTGCCGGTGGTAGAGGAGGCGGTGCAGGCGCTGGTGGTGCAGGTGGAggaggttttggtggtggagcTGGAGCAGGAGGAGCAGGCGGATTTGGTGGCGGTGCTGGTAGCGGTGGTGCCGGCGGAAGAGGAGGTGGTGCTGGTGCAGGAGGAGGATACGGAGGAGGGGCAGGTGGTGCGGGAGGATTTGGCGGTGGTGGAGCTGGTGGTAAAGGAGGTGGAGCCGGCGCAGGTGGTGCTGGAGGTAAAGGTGGCGGAGCTGGAGGGGGCTATGGTGGCGGAGCTGGTGCAGGCGGTGCTGGTGGCttcggtggtggtggtgctggaGGTGCTGGTGGTAGAGGAGGCGCTGGTGCCGGTGGCTTCGGTGGAGGTGCTGGCGGTGCGGGTGGATTTGGTGGTGGCGGTGCGGGTGGAGCaggtggctttggaggtggtgCCGGTGGTAAAGGAGCTGGTGCAGGTGGTTATGGTGGCGGCGCTGGAGCAGGCGGCAAAGGCGGTGGAGGAGGTTTCGGAGGTGGTGCAGGTGGAGCCGGTGGTGCTGGTGCAGGCGGTTTCGGTGGCAAGGGAGGTGCTGGTGGTGCTGGCGGTGGCAGTGGCGCTGGCGGTGGTGCCGGCGGTTCTGGTGGCTTTGGCCCAGCCCCTGGCCTACCTGGTCGTGGCCATCCTAGTGGTGATTTTAATCCCCAAACTGGTTACAACTACTAA